Proteins from one Panthera leo isolate Ple1 chromosome D1, P.leo_Ple1_pat1.1, whole genome shotgun sequence genomic window:
- the BANF1 gene encoding barrier-to-autointegration factor, translated as MTTSQKHRDFVAEPMGEKPVGSLAGIGEVLGKKLEERGFDKAYVVLGQFLVLKKDEDLFREWLKDTCGANAKQSRDCFGCLREWCDAFL; from the exons ATGACAACCTCCCAAAAACACCGAGACTTCGTGGCAGAGCCCATGGGGGAAAAGCCAGTGGGGAGCCTGGCCGGGATTGGTGAAGTCTTGGGCAAGAAGCTGGAGGAAAGGGGCTTTGACAAG GCCTACGTGGTCCTTGGCCAGTTCCTGGTGCTAAAGAAAGATGAAGATCTCTTCCGGGAATGGCTGAAGGACACATGCGGTGCCAATGCCAAGCAGTCCCGGGACTGCTTCGGGTGCCTTCGGGAGTGGTGCGACGCCTTCTTGTGA
- the EIF1AD gene encoding probable RNA-binding protein EIF1AD, with translation MSQATKRKHVVKEVLGEHMVPSDQQQIVRVLRTPGNNLHEVETAQGQRFLVSMPSKYRKNIWIKRGDFLIVDPIEEGEKVKAEISFVLCKDHVRSLQKEGLWPEAFSEVAEKHNNSRNRQTPPELPVEPQSSGEESSSEDDSDLFVNTNRRQYHESEEESEEEEAA, from the exons ATGTCTCAGGCCACCAAGAGGAAGCATGTGGTGAAGGAGGTGCTGGGGGAGCATATGGTGCCCTCTGACCAGCAGCAGATCGTGAGG GTACTCAGGACCCCAGGGAACAATCTGCATGAGGTGGAGACAGCCCAGGGGCAGCGCTTCCTGGTGAGCATGCCCTCCAAATACCGGAAGAACATCTGGatcaagagag GCGACTTTCTCATTGTTGACCCGattgaagagggagaaaaagtgaAGGCTGAGATCTCCTTTGTGCTCTGCAAAGACCATGTGCGCTCTCTGCAGAAGGAAGGGCTCTG GCCTGAGGCCTTCTCAGAAGTGGCTGAGAAGCACAACAACAGTAGGAACAG ACAGACTCCGCCAGAACTCCCAGTGGAGCCACAGTCATCAGGAGAAGAGTCCAGCTCTGAAGATGATTCTGACCTCTTTGTTAACACCAATCGCAGACAGTATCATGAGAGCGAGGAGGAGAGcgaagaggaagaggcagcctGA
- the CST6 gene encoding cystatin-M, whose amino-acid sequence MAPPSLSRALGLGLLALCLLALPGDARARRAERRVGERQNLSLSDPQVQKAAQAAVASYNMGSNSLYYFRDTRILKAQSQLVAGIKYYLTLEMGSTACRKNVATGDGVDVTTCPLATGVQEEKLLCDFEILVVPWQNSSQLLKHNCVTIT is encoded by the exons ATGGCGCCCCCGAGCCTCTCGCGGGCTCTGGGCCTGGGCCTGCTCGCGCTCTGCCTCCTGGCGCTGCCCGGTGACGCCCGTGCCCGCCGGGCGGAACGCAGAGTCGGAGAACGCCAGAACCTGTCACTCAGTGACCCGCAGGTGCAGAAGGCAGCGCAGGCGGCCGTGGCCAGCTACAACATGGGCAGCAACAGCCTCTACTACTTCCGCGACACCAGGATCCTCAAGGCCCAGAGTCAG ctggtggCGGGCATCAAGTACTACCTGACCCTGGAGATGGGGAGCACAGCCTGCCGGAAGAACGTGGCCACCGGAGATGGCGTAGATGTCACTACCTGCCCCCTGGCCACAGGCGTGCAGGAGGAG aAACTGCTCTGTGACTTCGAGATCCTGGTGGTCCCCTGGCAGAATTCCTCCCAACTTCTAAAGCATAACTGTGTGACCATAACCTAG